The Drosophila sulfurigaster albostrigata strain 15112-1811.04 chromosome 3, ASM2355843v2, whole genome shotgun sequence genomic sequence AGACCAAAGCCAAGAGCAGGGCAATTGCCAAAAGTTAAACGTCGAAGCCAATACAGAAATGTCACACAATACCCGTCGCACAGGCGATGAAATATGCACTTGAAAACAAGTTTGACGACAATTTCCAGAAACACGCCAATTTTCCAGGGAAAACACCAAGAACAAGAaggagagcaacaacaataacaaaaacaaaacagcagaAATTGCAGGACACAGCTTAAGTGGCAGTTTGAAAtgtattaaacatattttctttgcgctttcgtttcgtttcatttttatttttattttggcagcagcagcaaatattattaaacttaGGGGAAATGCCCTGTGGCGACTGCGGCGACcgcaatcaatttaattgaatttcttggGCAATTTCAGAAAGTTTTCTTTGGGGAGATACATTTCCTAGGCGACCTGTCAATTGCTTTTCTTCTATCTTCGTGTCAAAAAAACGCAGCGCAAGCAATGTTGAGAAGATGTATCATTTTCTCTCTCGCCATGCTGATTAGCAATAATTCCCACATTGAGTTAGCTGAGAGATTTATGGATATTCATTTTCCAAGAATCACAGAGCAATTCTTAGTCGCTCTTTTGAGGCATTGGCGATTCTAACgcctatttatttatcatttaaggATCAGAGTGTGAGCTCAGATAGCAACCAGCGACTGTTTCTTCGACGCAATTACTTTTCCCAGAGCCGCCTCAACACGACGCGACACGATGCGAGGGAAAGTCTATTAAAATGCCTGGCTGACTcgctgactgactgcctgactggcGTGGCTGCCGGGGGAGAATATCCCGTGGCTAGGATGCCCCCCGTTGGGCCGCAAAGTTTGGGATGCTGCTAAGCAGACAAAGGCAGATAAAACATATTGTCGGAATGGCGTTGCAGTACATGCTCAAAATTCTTACGAGCCCTCCGTTAGATAAATCATAAAgcaaacataatttaatacaCGCACACTTGTGCATGCGTGTATGTCAGGTTCTTTCTTGTAAGCTGGCAACGGGAACAGCAACGGCATACGGTGCGTATGTGTGCTGTGTAATGTGGCGAGCGTGTTAATCATACGCCACGTATGCGCAGCCAAGCCGAATAATGagctaaaagaaaagaaatcgGCTAGCCGTGCAGAGCTGAGTAAAACTGAAATGCTGCCTGCGACTTAAAAgcaaacttcaacttcaacttggaAGAGCAAGTCTTAGTTGGTTGAAGCCCTTGGCAAATTCAGACTAATGGGTCGCTCATTATGCAACGCCTTCTAAGCTATTTTAATTAGAGAGGCCTCAAAATATTTgtcctttaaaaaaaaatgtgaatggGCGCTGCTCATTTCGTATGCGCTCCCCTCCCGCTCCCATTCACGCTCGCTGCTCACCCCCCATCTCCTCTCAAtacattatgcaaatttcacagCGTTCCATTTGCTTTTACCCAAGCTCCAAGCTGTGAACATAAATATTGACAAAGTTACGCTGCCTGCCATCGTCCTTCATCGCCCTCTCTCGTTCTCGATCTTCTCAGGCAGGCATCACGACCAGAAACCTGACTGGAACAGACTGGGTCATCCATTTCGGGTCATAAAGCGTTCTGTAGAAATTCTGCAAATTCGTTATGATTGAAGATGATTGAAGATGTTGGCAACTGTGAGCCTGCACGTTCATCGATTTGATAGCGATGCCGTTTCGTGTTTATCTTTCATAAATCTCGAATATGTCATCGTGTAATACAAGTGCAGGCCACCAATGTAAATATCACATTGCGCATAAGCAAGCTTTGAATAACTTCAGTAGTTCGCACTAAATAATTTACGAGGGGTATTTATAAGAAGATCTGTTTAGTGTTTGGAAATTATTTTACTATGAGTTGACGCAAAAAGGCATAAAGTGCACAAAATTCcattttcgtttgttttgttcaactgttagttaataaaaataaatcactttTGAATTGTTGTGCAGACGAGCACACGCAACGGTACCTTTCTTACTTTTTGATACATAACTTATGTACattaataactacagtatttattgtattgaaGAAGTTATTtgggaaatacttttgaatatatttgtataccaaaaatgttgcttgGCTCTTTTTTTAAGCAcgctgtagctttcttgttttaaattatcacataaaatttatattcgaatttgaatatttgtttgcagaaaaatcaattacacattattatttttcttaatttctgtgcaaaaaagagagagaccTTTTAGTGGGACTTAAGCATATAATTATAAGCTACATATAACAATGCGTATTTAATTTCGATATATTTgagtttaatttcattttcttcttGAAATTATCACAATATTTACAAAGggatttatatttgaatttattattattcatttgattgcaaaaagaaataaattaaaagttatcCAAGTACAAATAAGATTGTAAGATGTCCAGGCGAGTAAGCATTGCAACGCCAGAGGAGACTACAGTGAGTAACTCATCACGACCGTCAACATCGTCAAAAGCAAGAGCCAGCAAAAGCCCAACGGCAACGCCACCAAAGAGTCCCAGGGCAAGTGAAGGCGATGCCCAAAGTGCGGCCAAAGCTGCAGCGGAAACAAAAACAGATGCGACAGATGAGAGCGCTGCGGCAAAATCAGCGCAGGACGATAAGCCTTTTTCAGATGATTGCGAACGCTATAAGGaggattgttgttgctgccactgtgTGGCCGTGAGATGCGCCATTAAGCGAGCTGCCTTTCTGAGAACTCCCGAGGGCAAGAGACGCCTCGAGATGAAGATGCACATGAAGAGCTTCTTCATGGACATCAATGCGATGACATACGCGAGATGCAGGATTGAGAATCAGCTGGACGAGACCAAAGAGTCGCTGCCATCCCCACACGATGGTTTTCCCGCCAGCATTACCAAAGTGAAGCGCATCGACGTGAGGTGCTTGTCGGTGGACTGGTATATCCATGACCTCGACCATGTGGATCACTATGAGATCTTTGTGGACAACAAACGAATAAAGAGTATTTATAATCCTAGGCTGAAGTGCACCATTTTACTGGATGTGAATGCCAGAACATCGCACAAGATTCTATTGAAAGCGCAGCCAATGAAAGGCGCAACTTCCGATCCAAGTCCCATTGACTTGCTGATCAGAGATGTCTGCTGCGGCAACATGGAAAATCTCCTTAAGGGCGACTACTTCTGTCAATGCGGCAAGCAAACGGAGATGGAAAAGATTGAAAAGGAATACAAAAAGAACAAGTGCCAGACACTTGTGGATTTTTGGAAGCCAAGCGAGTTTCTCTACACTCCTGTCTGCTCCTGCCCGGGcaactgtgactgcgactgcttTGCTTGAATTAAATTCcaacataatttatgtatttttagccacaaacaaatttgaGACTTGCAgtctttcatttaaataaattgcaatttttctttaaacatATTCATTTTGATATGCATTCATCACAGTAGTtctcttaaaaataattcaaaataaaaatgcaaacatatTCTGTATTTAGACAAAAGATAAACAGAGGGAAATTTGGGAGTGCTTTCGACTGCAAAACtttcaaaagaaaattattttttcaagtTTAGCAAGTAGTGAAATTAATGAGGGTGTCAGagtggaaaataaaaagaaagtgGAAAAAAAATTCTGACTGGATAAAAACTCAAATAGGAAGTTAACTTAGTTGTGATTTACATGATAAGATTAAGAAAGTTTCcacattaaatttttgtttctgGGAAATTAGCCAAAGGGAGCGAAGATTAAGTCACTAAATTTGCCATAGttataaaaagagagagaagttgaTACCTTAAACTAACTAGATATTTAATTCAAACCTTTCAAATAATAGaaggcaaaaatattttaatattcagttATAACTATCATTCATTTTTGAGTAACAATAATGGGTATTTATCTTCCATAATTGGAATACAAATATGACTTTTAGGCAaacattcatttgaaatttatttgagacttaacttgaatttaaatgtcaGTTTAAATGCGGGCAATAAATAAGCACGAACTTGAAAGAGAAATACTCAAACATGAAAGCAGCCGGTGCAGAAGGACGTCAGTCAAAAGCAACGTAGAATCTAAATGAGAATCAGagtcagaggcagagacagggACAGCAACAGAAAGCTGTGGTCGGAATCAGGAATGTTTTGCTTCACTTGATAGGTGAGGGAATAAAGTCATGTGTAGAGAACTTTAACTGTCggctttatttaaaattttataataataataatctggTATGAGTCGTCGGAGTCTGAGCTCATTTTATCAGTGGGCAACAGGCATTGGCCATGTCaacgacagagacagagacagagacagaggttGAGGCAGAGACAAAGACAGACAGCGAacgatagagatagagagaagtAAAACGAAGCACAAGAACTGATGCTGACGCTGACGTAGGCGCTTCCATTCTGGGCCATGACGTGGCGTGATTAattatttggcaaatatttgaaatgccCGAAGAGGTTTCACTTACAGCACTCGCTGCTCTTGCTCCCATTTTAGTGCTGCTGCCATAGCGATGAATATGAGGagaataagaatataaaatgaaaaataatcattCAAGTAATTTACGCAAATACTTggctaaacacacacacacacacagtgtactcgatatagtatttaattaattttcacttttggcCAAACTTTGATGGCACAATGATGGACAGTGTGTGGcacattttcgcattttcaatTGGCATTCTCTTTCagtttgtgtgtttggctgtttgtttgcttgttttccAAATAAACAGACGCCACTTAGTAGTCGTACttcatttcgatttatttcgaaaaaacattttctctTCTGCTTCGTGTTCTTCTCCTTGGCGTATGCCTCGTATACGCTATTTTAATGGTCACATTCAATTACTTTTCACGCACAAGCTCAAAGATGTTTTCCGTCCGCTGTTTTATGTGTTGTGCTATTTCTTGCttccaaatattttaattgatttcatgTGGTAGTTTCCCTTCATCCACACCCTATTTTCTAGTGTaaatatttcgttttattgGCAGCTTCTCAATTGTTTATCCACATTGTTCACACCATAACCGTATCTTCTATTCGAATTTTAGATCTCACTTTTGCCCGACTAAGCTACAAGCAGACGCATACATTTTAAGCCCATTTCAGAGCCgctcaaatgcaaattgaaactaaaaacaacaaaagtaacagCTTGAAACAAGTCCAACTCGCATAACTCACATTCTTGACAGCCtgaaaagccaaagaaaaaacaaaaaaaaaatgaaacagtTACAAAGATTGTAACCCTTGCAAATACCAGGCTTTGACTCTGCAGCAGTATGTTGCCAACCTTGTCGTCCTTTGTCAGTAAGAGTATGCAAAGGGCGACACACAAACCAggttgaaaatgtttaagaaaACACAcagcgtatacgtaatattcttcagtatatgtatattaaaacacagtaaaaacatattaatttaactaaatcTAGTAAAGTTGTTAAAAACGTGTTATATCCAAGCTAAAACGCATTTTAAAGTTTGCATTTCCGTTAAAATTAAGACAAaagaaagtaaatataaatttcttatatattatatgtaataaaatagatcagttttgttattttcattttatattttcttactACCATCAATTTAATTACCATCTAAATCctaaataataatgcattattttaaaatattgcattattaagttctttaaaaagaatttcttgatttaaatttttaacaaattttctaCAGTTTcgtgtaaaaaatatataaatttatgctacaataaatttgatattttcagCACTTTCTAACCATATACCCTAAATTATTCAGCCCATTTGCATATGGATATTGATACGTTAGCTAAATCGAAAATTTATTACAGATTGGTTAACTATGACATATGGCTCCCCTAGGAGTAACATGATTTACAGTACAGTGTTCTACAAGAGAGTATTCCAGCATTGAGTGAGAATGTTGCCCTCTCCCCTCAGTTTGTTTGGTTTGCCTTTTGGATTTTTTGCTACCTTATGCGGCAATCTGTCAACGGCGAAAATGCAGCGAATTTCAATTGAAGGTTTCGCGATAAATTTTTGATGTCGACGGAACTCGAGCCTCAGCACGGGCCAAAGAGGAAtaaacaaatggcaaagcaGAAAATCAGAATTGAAATTGCTCTTAAATTGTTTGCGGCACACAgaattgaaaagcaatttcGGTTCTTGGTCAGGAATGCGAAGCTGGGGCTGTTCAGAACGTTCATGCTTACATCTACATTTTTGAGTCCAGGCAAGCTAATTGGCAAAATCACGCCATCAAAGTTGAGAGTCAATGCGAAACAGGAGTAAGagaagcggcagcaacagcaatagcagcagccaCAGGCAGCCCAGAAATTTATTGTCCACATAATTCAAGCCAAATTCATTTTGGGGACCAGCACAGAGGGTTGCCAGCGCAAAGGAAGACAAACAATTTTCGACAGCTCTAAGTAAATTACCCTCCACGTGCAGACtgagaacaaaatatactacgtGTGCTCATGGGGGAAAAATACTGCCTTTCTACATACTTTATATGCCGAGACTGAGACTGCACAAGAGAATTATTTTGAAGACAATTTCCTTATCCACATGTCGGTCAATGTCAATAGAACATTAGCACAGAGACCGAGACACAATGAAACGagataaacacaaaatatgcaaagacGATGAATGTAAAAATTCAAGcagagcaaaagaaaaacaaaaagcgctCGTTTGGCTGAtgtaaacaaatgtttaacaaTAGCTGCTAATGACTGTGAATTGCTtccatatttattatgattaagTACTAGTTCCAACAGCGCTGAGTGTGCAAGACACATAAAGTACAGTcgtatattattcaaattttacttATTCTCAATCAAAGAGAATCTGCAAATGATCGCTGCAATTATCGAAATCTTTGAGATCATGTGAGCTCTCTTTGTATAATactaaattgtaaaagttgtttCATTCATTATGCGTTAATCTTAATACCCTACACAGCACTTGTTAACTTTACACACTACACAACACTAAAATAATGCTATCATTACTTACTACTCAACACTTAATTACTTAGTAAGTTCTTGTTACATAATACACTTAATTTAAGAATGTATTGATAACAGAACCAAGAAACTAAGAAGTCGATAACAAAGCGACACATATTTGTATCATATTGATCAAGATCAAGAGGCAATATTGTAGAAAATGGcgaattattaatatttgtaaataaaatgcatataacGAAAAGAAATAATTGAGAATTATACCCTACTACTAAATGGGTTTTTTCACTATcctaaaatgaaatacaattcaatactttacatttttcaagGAAAATTGCAATgtgtacaaaaaaattatataaaatatcacTACTCTTCAATTCTTACTTGATGATTCAGCCCGTAAATTCGTGACCTTCAAAAGCACCTTCTGCAAATCTCTGACTTATAAAGCTAATTTccattgaaaaacaaaaatcgtaATTAACAATCACAAGTTTGCAGCTGAGGGCTTCAAAAAAGTTTTTCTagatgaaaattaaaatatttttgctgtagtgaaaagaaagaaagaaaaaagaaaagtatgGCATCTCATGACGGTGACTCGTATTAGATGAGAAtgtttatgtaaattaaatggtttttttgtgctttatttGTAAGCCAAAAGATAAATGTAGCTCACCGAATGGAAACGGAGAGCAAACTCAAACCCGAAGACGGagcaaaaaaatcaaataatagaACAATGTGTTCAAGTTGCGTAACACAGCAGAAAGCATAAAAGAAACAACATCTTTTTCTATGCATATtgtatctatttatttatttgaatgttgtttttttcgtatctctttttgcaatttcagTGCATTATTTATAGCATTTGTGGTCAGTGAGTGGACGAGTGGAAGGCGGATTATGGGCGGTGGGCGTGGGTTCGTGCCTTTCTTTCCTTCGTTCTGGAGCAATGATTTTATGATAAATGACGAAAAAGTTAATCATCAACTCGAAGTGTACTCGAGTCTGGAGTAGCTGTTCGACAAAGGGggcaacagccacaacgaGAGTAAATCAGGAAAAACTTGTGGccaaatgaaaaaagttgttgcttttgtccGAGCAGGTGGGAAAAACCCATTCTTAACTatttataagaaaaacaagtCATACTTCAGAAGCTGCTGACGTCAATGAATAGTAAATGATGTTGTACAGGTTAAAGAAAGTTTTGCTAAAAGTTGCTGTTATTGATTGATATTGTGGTTAAAAGATTAATGTGAAAGACTTTAACCTCAATTCACTATCAAAATTAACTCTACTATAAATCGTGAGAACTCCAGCATTGACATTAGCAAACAATTCAACAAAATGACCAAGAGACAAGCGAATCCATTTATCAAGGGGACGAACGAATATGTTAGCTTCCAGCTTTTCCAAACAAGACTTGTGCATAGTAACCAAATCACATAACAACATTATCCCAAGGCTCAAGAGCAGCTCATCTTTCAGTCGGCTGCTCGGCATTGGATTACCTTTGCACAAGCACACACTGAGAAAGTGAGAGAaatataaagagagagagagataggcATAATCTGTTGGATGGTAGATGGCAGATGACTGAGCAGTTTTCATAGACTGAGAAACATTGGAAACAGAGGCTTAGATTACGCACGTAGCCGGCACATTATCCGCATCAGCAGATTGAGTGACTATAACTGGATGCTGGCTccatttaccatttgccaTGTTGCATGTCATCGATTGACAACCTGTCAatgcctcagcctcagcctcagtctctgTCTCATTCTCAGTCTCGTTCTCAGCCTTGGCTTTGATTTGACTTGGGACCTAGACTGGCAACACACGTTTTACCtcttgcatttatttaatttcctaTTTATGCCACATcaatattgaaaacaaaaaactgacTACATGACTGTGTGTCAGCTTGGTGGAATGACATTATCCGCTCTCTAGCCGTatacaaatggaaattgtaattgaatttcgtTGATTATTCATGCGAATCGCCTGATATGAGTGCATCTACTTATTCAGTTGTGACTAGCAAAAAACAATGTGTccaatattacaaataaatgtgctGAATGtttattcaaaagtatttgtaaGTAAACAAATagatttctaattaaaatgcattcattCACAATGGTTCTTTGTTCTCTCCTTGTGGTCTGCTCATCTCATGagagtttaaataaataatttcatttgtaagtGAGTAGACAATGGGACAATggaaaatataagaaatattttctcaattattCTCTATGATATACATTTTcactttcaaatattatttgatgAAAAGGTGTTAAATGCAGAGCGGCATTTATATCGCGTTACAAATACATTTCCAACATTTTAAAGTTAGGACGAgcttcgaaaaaaaaataatcaagttTAATTATGTCTCGAGAAAACAGCAAAGCCCTGAATCAAATACTTGCAAATGGCTTTAGTTAATTtactgtaaaatataaaataatgtatatataaatatatttcagaaaATCCAGAATAAAATGTAGAACAAAATTTTAGagatatttcaaataatgtattacatttaatgaaaatagaaTGTAACAATTTATGTCCTAtacataattttcatttcatttcatggaatttatgttaaaataGGTTTCATTAATGATTAAATTCTTGACAATTTATCATCCCCATAAAACAATCCATCCGTAGCAGATACTATTACCGTATTAACATTCGTTGAGATACACAAATAGACCTTGCTTGTTAATCGGAgtccagcttcagctccagctccagctgctccATATTCATAATGTGCTTTGCATTATTTCTTGCCCCCCTGTTATGCAATCAGCTGATTAACTGACGAGAGCAATACGAGAGTCCAGCGCAGAGGCAGCCCAAGGCATAATTGAGCAATTTAGCCAGCGTTTGAGCCTGAATCTTTAATGGATGGTCATTAATAATGGGCAACAGCATTCATTCATCAGTTTAATATGACGAATTAATTTGAGTGCTTTAAAGGGCGACGTCATTGAAAAAATCCCATTAAATGTGATGTCAAGCgctttaataagaaaatttcacTAGTAAACATTGACTGTAAGTGACACATTAATGAGAATAAAAGAGAGCAGTAGTGAGCACACAAGAGAGCTGCAGTTGACAATGGATAAACGAGTAGAAGATGCTTCGAAAAATTGAATGAAGCGGAAATTATAATGGGAAATTCATATTGAGCTCAGGCAAACAGCGAGCAACGAACAACAATGCCGGAAACCAGAAGTTCCACAAAagcacaataaaaattcaaatgagGATAAACTTTAAACTTCAATGGACGCCAACAATGTTGTAAGTGAGTTGAATAAAGAGCTTAAGAAATTGTGACCAAATCACAGCATAAATCCCGAATCAACTAGGAGAAAATAACTGTCACAATGGGACTTAGAGCCTGAGGAAGCCGAAGATTGAGCATGCCAGCATTAAAAGCCCTAGTTGTACATAAATCAAACGAACCTTTAACTTAACGTCTCTATGAAAcgaaaaaatgtttcatttacTGAAAGAACTGCTAGTAGATACCCTACTAAAAAATGATATGATATTGAAATGTGTTAATAATCTATTAATCACTTAACCAACTAAATTCTGCCCATCTAGCAACCTTGTGTGTAATATTGGATTCTATCTAAGCTTAGTTCTAGTCACACTCAACTTTCTAGTCATTCTCAAAGCagaaagaaattatatttttaaagcagcTCTTCTTTGTATTGAGCAAATCAATTCCCAGAACAAAAACTTTGTACTATGCAGGCAAACTACCTTACTGTTCCGTGTACTTTCTTGCAGGGTATTGAAAGGCGACAAAGTCGTCAAAGcacataaatatcaatttggCCAGCCTATTGACAACTCGCCAGTCTggccaaatgaaatgcaatatATTATTACCTGCCCGCAAGGCAAAGGAATGggaattttccaaaaataaaagcacaaaagaaaatgctGGCAAATATGAACATAAATTATGGCAGCCATAGATTAAAGAGACGCCTGCCTGACGACACATTTgttggcaattaaaatgcgaacATGTCCAACAGAAATGCACCACCAAACATACTTCGTCCCACTCCCACTTCCTCTCCACTTCTCGACCATGTCACCATGTCCCTCTTGCCTGCCATAAAAATACCAGCACGGAAATTATATGAGCAAACATCtaagcaaaaagtttttcCCGCGTGGCGGCTGCCATTACTAATTCAATTGAAGCTacaagcaatttttatttatttattttactttcaCTTCTCATTCCCGATTCTCACCACACGCCGCAGCACCTCTCCCGAAAATGTCGCAAAAGTTGCCATGGAAATTTTCAGACTTggatatattgcttttaaatgGTCAGCCTACCCAAGAGTGAGCCATCAGCCTCAACGACGAAGGCTGACATATGGCCAAGTGGCAAAACgagaaaacataaaaagttttcgctctcttttttgACATTT encodes the following:
- the LOC133843984 gene encoding uncharacterized protein LOC133843984, with product MSRRVSIATPEETTVSNSSRPSTSSKARASKSPTATPPKSPRASEGDAQSAAKAAAETKTDATDESAAAKSAQDDKPFSDDCERYKEDCCCCHCVAVRCAIKRAAFLRTPEGKRRLEMKMHMKSFFMDINAMTYARCRIENQLDETKESLPSPHDGFPASITKVKRIDVRCLSVDWYIHDLDHVDHYEIFVDNKRIKSIYNPRLKCTILLDVNARTSHKILLKAQPMKGATSDPSPIDLLIRDVCCGNMENLLKGDYFCQCGKQTEMEKIEKEYKKNKCQTLVDFWKPSEFLYTPVCSCPGNCDCDCFA